gggcaccgcctcgggaactgcatcgagcaccgcctcgggaactgcatcgagcaccgcctcgggaactgcatcgggctccgcctcgggaactgcatcgggcaccgcctcgggaactgcatcgggaactgcatcgggcttcgcctcgggaactgcatcgggcaccgcctcgggaactgcatcgggcaccgcctcggaaacagcatcgggcaccgcctcgggaactgcatcgggcaccgcctcgggaactgcatcgggctccgcctcgggaactgcatcgggctccgcctcgggaactgcatcgggctccgcctcggaaacagcatcgggctccgcctcgggaacagcatcgggcaccgcctcgggaacagcatcgggctccgcctcgggaactgcatcgggctccgcctcgggaactgcatcgggcaccgcctcggaaacagcatcgggcaccgcctcgggaacagcatcgggcaccgcctcgggaactgcatcgggctccgcctcgggaacagcatcgggctccgcctcgggaacagcatcgggctccgcctcgggcaccgcctcgggaactgcatcgggcaccgcctcgggaactgcatcgggcaccgcctcgggaactgcatcgagcaccgcctcgggaactgcatcgagcaccgcctcgggaactgcatcgggctccgcctcgggaactgcatagggcaccgccttggaaacagcatcgggcaccgcctcgggaactgcatcgggaactgcatcaggcttcgcctcgggaactgcatcgggctccgcctcgggaactgcatcgggcaccgcctcggaaacagcatcgggcaccgcctcgggaactgcatcgggctccgcctcgggaactgcatcgggctccgcctcgggaactgcatcgggcaccgcctcggaaacagcatcgggcaccgcctcgggaacagcatcgggcaccgcctcgggaactgcatcgggcttcgcctcgggaacagcatcgggcaccacctcgggaacgacctcggcctcgggaacagcatcgggcaccgcctcgggaactgcatcgggctccgcctcgggaacagcatcgggctccgcctcgggaacagcatcgggcaccgcctcgggaactgcatcgggcaccgcctcggaaactgcatcgagcaccgcctcgggaactgcatcgagcaccgcctcgggaactgcatcgggcaccgcctcgggaactgcatcgggctccgcctcgggaactgcatcgggcaccgcctcggaaacagcatcgggaactgcatcgggcttcgcctcgggaactgcatcgggcttcgcctcgggaactgcatcgggcaccgcctcgggaactgcatcgggctccgcctcgggaactgcatcgggcaccgcctcggaaacagcatcgggcaccgcctcgggaactgcatcgggctccgcctcgggaactgcatcgggctccgcctcgggaactgcatcgggcaccgcctcggaaacagcatcgggcaccgcctcgggaacagcatcgggcaccgcctcgggaactgcatcgggcttcgcctcgggaacagcatcgggcaccacctcgggaacgacctcggcctcgggaacagcatcgggcaccgcctcgggaactgcatcgggctccgcctcgggaacagcatcgggctccgcctcgggaacagcatcgggcaccgcctcgggaactgcatcgggcaccgcctcggaaactgcatcgggcaccgcctcgggaactgcatcgagcaccgcctcggaaactgcatcgggcaccgcctcggaaactgcatcgagcaccgcctcgggaactgcatcgagcaccgcctcgggaactgcatcgggctccgcctcgggaactgcatagggcaccgcctcggaaacagcatcgggcaccgcctcgggaactgcatcgggaactgcatcgggcttcgcctcgggaactgcatcgggcaccgcctcgggaactgcatcgggcaccgcctcggaaacagcatcgggcaccgcctcgggaactgcatcgggcaccgcctcgggaactgcatcgggctccgcctcggaaacagcatcgggcaccgcctcgggaaccgcatcgggtaccgcctcgggaactgcatcgggaactgcatcgggcaccgcctcgggaactgcatcgggcaccgcctcgggaactgcctcgggctccgcctcgggaacagcagctgcctgtctcctcctccgtcctctacgatggggagtcggtggcgttgagtcggccatcttgtgctgtggtgctgggctggcggccatcttgggctgtgacgctaggttggcggccatcttgggctgtggggctgggctggtggccatcttgggttgtggggctgggttggcggccatcctgtgctgtggggttgggctggcgcccatcttgtgctgtggggctgagctggcagccttgtctggacactctggtgtggttgttgcatcccactgggcacgatggtgcaggtaattggtaaacccccaaaagtccagtatctctaaccccttcatctcccatgaaggtaaaggatcatccaggcaattattaaataaatcctttagtgctgcatcattgtaacctagcccgactgccatagtccaaaacaattgcgccaggccacccacctcacttccctcttgatgaagggtgattaagttctggtatctccccctccgttcctccatggtggctggggaaccgattcgaaatcccacaccgctggatctaggcatgacggagtccttctgtcacgataggtattggggaaaaacacaaagagagggtagatccaaatgcaggtaagggttttatttaaacagaggggtaaatacaaaataaacagtcatgagagacaaatcaaacaaaaagggaaccggatgaaacggggaactcggaagaacggaaaggtagaggaagtctgatgtcattgtgtttcaggtccatcagtcttgctttgtcttaccctatgtgtctcattctctcgttccaccagacttcctctacctttccgttcttccgagttccccgtttcatccggttccctttttgtttgatttgtctctcatgactgtttattttgtatttacccctctgtttaaataaaacccttacctgcatttggatctaccctctctttgtgtttttccccaatacctatcgtgacagaaggactccgtcatagactaagacagactgggtatttatacacagaaggataattgggaaacaggagacaggtggggtgaacaatcaatcaggtaacaaggaggaaggtgaccatataagggaacaggaagtgatctgggacaggcaccgtgagaaggaggacatctagtggaaccccggggaacaacaacccagacactgtgacagacagcgcctatttaaaaatatttttggccgATCTCGGAGACAgtgatcatgtatccgccgagagcagcctcacttCGGCTTgatcttctgatgtgtgccgctggctttgatgtctctttagtggttaaacataaactataattcagctgcggggtaaatctaacaggttttctttggtctgtattcaatttatttatacgttaaaataaaaattaaaaaggcaaattcattgtaatggctgtatatacacatatccctgaactaagtacatttctgcagctgttagtatgttaaaatgaaaacgtaaggaggcagtggtatttgatgtcctattttgttttattgtaaatatacagagagggagattgcagtagccatggtcagctggCTGATGTTAATcgagtacgctgctgtttgcagaattactggaTTTGCGTCGTCgtcgcagacatcacactcctgagtcgaatgcacaaagtctgtactaccgaggatgcacgtctaaaatcagcgtactttgtattgagaaacgtgcgcagacctatgtcaccagtctatttgcctaatcttcccggtactttacaccgcggtggaaacacagaaagctacaggtctggggggaaaaagttcctgggaaaaaaagttcctggtacaaatgttccgggtaatttcggtggaaacgcggcataagaaACAGAGCCTGATAAGTTACTGATATGAACAGTGGTGGTAAGTAACAGAGTGAAAATActactttacttaagtatttttttcggggatctgtactttacttgagtatgttttatttgcatctatTTCACTCTTACTCCACTtctttattaaagacaaaaagttactttttactccgatacatttccccatgccagcttcaagtatttattacactgattttacaaaccaatgaaaatgttggatttcttttgaaaaaaaagaacGTGCGACTTCACGAGTTCTTTGCCAACACACGCTCACGCAGCAGTTAGTTTGAGGTGGAAGATGACCGCTAAAATAGGTGATAGTGCAGCTCTTGCTGCCCGCAATGATCCCGAGATTCCCGACACCGACAGGGATCACCCATGGCCATATCTCAAGGATATGTTTAAATTCACTGCAGTCAAGGGAGATTCTTATTGGCTGAAATGTCTTCTTTGCCTGCCACGGGTGAATGAAATTTCAGGAGggcatgcacctctcatcagtaaagacgctcctgtaattagaagtatatctccagcatgtgcgttcagatcagggttgccaggttttcacaacaaatcctgaccagttgcttctcaaaactagtccaaaactatcACAAACGCGTTTCCAggataaaaaattgcttcccggggttaaaatatacgtttattgggagggttgccttggtaaaagtCACATTTTAGGCGCTAAATGTCAagttattgggattggggttTCTTCAAccggcggacatgaaaaacaaccacagacttggcaacactggttcaggtggagcggcagttacacagagccatagtccaccgacaactaacacaaaatcaaaattgagaaaaaaatcgattttgtgtagattgtcagtgatttcggctctgtgtagtatatgccaaccagtgttgccaagtctgtggttgtttttcatgtccgcaggtcgaagcgacaataccaataacgtgatatttatcccctaaaatgcaaatgacagatttttcatttttgggagaactaactctttaaagagGTGGTTCTTCTCCATTAATATTCTGAATCAGTCTTAACTTGTATCTTGCACATCTTCTGTTTGTTGCAGCTATGATGTTATGGAACATGTTTATTGAAAGTTCAATCCCTATACTGCGATAAGCttcttcattgtctcttttgattgtaaatctaacaaattcttaagtatctaatctcatcatttgttcaattaaaacactgcatatcactcccaaaacaactgatctgcttaattattgatatttacagttaatctgaatatttactttttacttccggtacttaagtatgttttaaatcggatacttttgtacttttactcaagtgatgtttgaatggaggactttctacttttactggagtcattttttatttagatacatctaCTTTTACTTATAAGTTAGTATACTAATATTTAGTATAACTTCTAAGTACTTTTACCACCCCTGGATTTGAAACACTTTACATTGGTGGCAACATCGAGTGGAGTGAGAAAAATTTGGCTTTAAAATGTTGCTAAGCCTAAAAATGAGTAGCCCACAcactttggtaaaaaaaaataaaataataaataaataaattatatatatctatatatagacttaaaaataattgtaataatttttacatatggatataaactaaataaaaataataatgattgttatattattactaattaaataattaatattaattatttaaaaaattggttAATCATCAGTTTAAAACAtattacacataataataataatattattattattaatataaatttttaaatgttatatgtatataatggctatatctatatatattttgtaaaggaGCATTTGATATCACATATATAAAATGACAGTCCTTTACTCTCTCTTGTGTGTAGTGTAGTCTCAGGCCGTGGAAGGATGCTGATGGTGTGCATCAGTGCATGTGTGCAGGTGTTTCTGTGTTCCTCGTGTCTCTGATCTGGAGTCTGTCTCTTCCTCTGCAGACGTGCTGTGAGTGCTGTCTGCTCGGCCGGGCGGCCCAGGAGCGAGGTTTGTCATGTGACCTCACCCTCGCCGTGTGGTATCAGTGCGGTCTGGTGTCCCGCGCCTGCTGTGTGGACCGATCGCCCAACAGCGACGGGAAGCCTGCACCGGGTGAGAACAAGCAAACATGGAGAACCCACAGTCGTGCATCCCTCAAACCCTCTGATATCGATATCCACAGATGCTTCTACAGATACTATTACACCAGAACGGGGGTTTTGCATGTAATCTTGAAAGTACAATGGAAAACCAGTCTGTTTAAGGATCAGGAGAGGAAGAAAATGGACATGAAACTTTAATTTCTGAACTTTATGGTgcaaaaaactgtaatgtttacATAAGTAACACTACAAAATCAACCGACTTAATACAAAAGCTTGAAGACAGAAGGAGACGGAAAAATATTTGatagaaaatgttattaaaattatatatatatatatatatatatatatatatatatatatatatatatatatatatatatatatattttgaataattatattttgcattattaattttttttaggctacaaaaattatatatatatattatatgtatatatatatatatatattatatataaacacacacactataaattaattttatgaaaatattataaaaataacattttaagtattattattaattgttaaaaaattatTGGTTAATGGacggtttaaataaaaaaatattgaatctaAAGATaagtatttttatacatttattgtttatatatatatatatatatatatatatatatatacatatataatacaacattttatattacattaagttTTAAggctacacacactcacacatatgtgtgtgtatatatatatatatatatatatatatatatatatatatatatatatatatatatatatatatatatatatacacacacacacgttttttaTATAGTCAACATTATATAGTATAATTCTAATatgtaaaacatattattttatttagtttcttgACAGTTTTCTTGGGATTTACCCGTAGTTAATATCTCAatattaaagggctagttcacccaaaaatgacaattggtGTGTGTTTCACTCAGCCTCGAAGCATCCCAGCTgtacatgactttcttctgtcataagaatccaatcagagttatattaaaaatgtctctTTCAAGCTTTATAATAGCACGGACAGGTGTctctgttcaacagtccaaaagaagcCTAATAAAGCGCATCCATCCATATTAAACCTGCAGGGGGTTTAATAAAGGCCTCCTCGATGTCTTGTGAAAACCACCGTCTGTTAACacgagcaaaggaagcaaagttacCTCCAAAAAAAcgagtctcctcttggcttatatagAAATCCTCCGACATTCTTCTTCACAAATCTttcaaaagaagaaagtcatatacacctaggatgcgtCGAGGGTGAGTGAAACGCatgcaaattgtcatttttgggtgaactaaccctataATCAGGTCAGTTTAGTCTCTGGAGTGAACAGTTGAGAGAAGATGAGCTCTTCTGCCCTCTAGTGCTCACGGACTGACGTCACACTTCAGCACTTATTAATAACACATTCATAGATGCAACTCACTTTCTTAGATCAAAATAGGTCAATGTTTTAATGAGGGTGGGGGTCTTGAAAGGGTTAACGAACTCTGGTTGTTTCAGTaagttttgtattgtattttcttGACTCTTTACTTTAAAAGCTATGTCTAAAAgggtaatattttatgtttttgaggtTTGAGATGTGGGAACAGTGCATTGCCATCTAATCAACCAATATTGTCTTTAATAGCTTGCATAACACTTCAtcttttattacaattaattttgaGCAAATATATTCAACCTTCAACgagatgttaaaaatgttgttatttaaagaaataccttAAAGTAACGACATATGAGCATGCAAATTCAGTGTGGAGCATATGCATCTTTTTGCATCTCTGACATGAACTCGTTTATGTTTCAAAATGACAGAATTACCATCGCAGGGTGATGCACAAAACACAGAGGAGCAGTGCAAAGGTAACTAGAATCAGTACTATATAATCCTGTAAATGCATCTTAATAATACGTGATGTGCAGATtgttaatgttgtgtgtgtgtttgcaccgAAGCTGCCGGTTGCTCTCAGAGTTGTGTTAACGGCTCTTGTACCTGTTCGGTCGGATACAAGCTGAAGGCGGACAGGAAAACCTGCGAAGGTCAGTAAATGTCCACTAATAAACGGTTTTAATGTGCTTCAGGTCTCTTCAAGAGTCTGAGGGTGGTCAAGTGAATCCTCACAGTTTGGGAAATGAAGACTTCAACTGGATGTCGCTCACTGACCACACTTTTACTCTCCTTTTActtcttttgagtcaatttgtCAGTCAGTTAAACACAAAGCAAACAGCACTTTAAGAACAAGCACAAGTAGATACAATCAAGCAAGCACAAGATTTAAATGGTGGGTTTAAGAGATCGTGGAGCACCATGTaagcagacagtgtgtgtgtgtgtgtgtgtgtgtgtgtgtgtgtgcagacataAACGAGTGTTTGCTGGGCTCTCATCAGTGCAGCGGGGGCGAGCGCTGCATCAACACGCTGGGATCGTTTCGCTGTCAGAGGGTCATCAGCTGCGGGACAGGCTACGAACTCACCGACAACAACAAGTGTgaaggtcagacacacacacacgctcacacgtacacacacacatgcgcacgcacacacacacacacacacacacacgcacgcacacacacacacacacacacacgcacacactttcaCAAACTACTAGGAATGCATGTTTGGGAAGAAACCTAATTGTGATTTTcttaattgtgatttaaaaagcagtaaaaatTCTCTaggtttaatgtgttttttgttttctagGACTGCACAATTTGGTTAAAAATGtgattatatataataacatacagtaataattatgacataatctttataattaaatatatcatgaaaataattaacgaaatcattaaaatatggaACTTAATGTTGGATAAAGAAACTGAAGCATTTCTACAACCTTTTTTAGGataaaatatcaatttttttCTGTGGGGGGGgtgatttaaagaaaataatcccGGTTTAATGCTTGTTTGTAGGGCTGTAAAAAATGTTGTAATtgtatatcaatattttattaataagaatCTCCTTGATTctcctttataataataataataataataataaagaccaCAGCTGTATTTAGCATGCACAGTATGATAAGGCCAGTGTCCTGTGTGTGGTTTCAGACATTGACGAGTGTGAAACCAGCACTCATAACTGCGGAGCTGAGCTGGAGTGTCAGAACACAGTCGGCTCGTTCCGCTGCCGTCCCAGAATGCAGTGCGGCGTGGGATTCATCCAGGACGCTCTCGGGAGCTGCATCGGTGAGACACACTCACTCCAGCTGCCAAACTTCAGAAAGCTCAGAGTCAGGGCGAAATTatcgattttttattttatgtcaaaaatcattagaatattatgtaaagatcatgttccattaagatattttgtacatttcctaccataaatataccaaaatgtaatttttgattagtcacatgcattgctaagaattaattcgGACAAATTTAAAGACGATTTTCTCactgtttatatttttttgcatcctcagattccagattttcaaatagttgtatctcgaccaaatattgtccgatcctaccatacatcaatggaaagcttgtttattcagctttcagatgatgcatattAAGATTGCTATCTATTGATGTGTGgcttgttaggatcggacaatatttggccgagatacaaccaAAATATCACGAAAatagcctttaaagttgtccaaatgaagttcttagcaatgcatattactaatcaaaatttttgttttaatatatttacagtaggaaatttacataatatcttcacggaacatgatctttactttatatcctaatgatttttatttttttgactcatgcaatgtattgttgtctattgctacaaatataccccagagacttcagacagCTTTTGTGCTTGTATTACTGATAAAGTCTtatgttttcctttttattcgAAATATTCCCTAAAGTGTATCTATCTATAGCATGAAAGATCTCGATTCTTAAACATGTGTAAGTCGAtgcattttgcacctttatagattgttagtTGATCTATAACAGATGATGGGCAAAGTAGACTAATAGTGTAATCACTCAatataatcactgaagctgtggAGTTAGCATCCTGCtaacatctgcactttgttgtttctgatgagagagtTCGTCAGGGAGCAGAAATCCTTCAGCGAGCGAGAGAACAGCGATGACTCATCAgaacgcctctgattggtcgATGCACTCATAAGCTCAACGGAATCacgtgtgattggttataatgcttAAGTGCTTAAGAAACACATCTGGGTTAGATGCATTGAACGATCTAATCACACGAGACAAATATTATTAGGCTGTATTTTGTCTTTCGGAAGCTGCATTCAACACCCACTTGGCTTGAAACTCTGGTTTGCGTGTGCATGATGCCTCTGACCGGAGCTCGTAACGTTCCCCTCGTGTGTGACAGATATCAACGAGTGTTTGAGCGTGACAGGACCGTGTCCGTCGGGTCACATGTGCTTCAACACGGTGGGCTCCTACACCTGCCAGAGACACTCGGTGACCTGTGGACGAGGATATCACCTGAACGCCGACGGCTCTCGCTGCGTGGGTACGAAACTATCACGGTCACATGACACATGTTCAGCGTGCAGTCAGAAATGAGCACCATACACACGCTTGCACTCAGAAATACACTTTGTGTTGATGCAGGAGCACTATATAACTAACATCAGAAGGGGGAATAGCAAAAAATATACGTATGCTTGAAAAACCTACAAAAAACAATCAGACCTAAATAATTcatacatttcacacacacacacttaatttttaagtacataatttcatttaaaatacatgttttaatggTAAAATATAGTTTTGCTATTTTTTCATATAGAGGTAATGTTGAATTTAGATAAGTAAGGCAAATAATACATTTAGCGCAAAGTGAAAATTTGAAAaatttgaaaatttgaaaatttgaaatttgaaatatatatatatatatatatatatatatatatatatatatatatatatatatatatatatatatatatatatatatatatatttacatacacacagaaagtatatgtaatatatatttgatttttgtagatttat
The sequence above is drawn from the Carassius gibelio isolate Cgi1373 ecotype wild population from Czech Republic chromosome B25, carGib1.2-hapl.c, whole genome shotgun sequence genome and encodes:
- the LOC128014137 gene encoding titin-like isoform X4 — its product is MPRSSGVGFRIGSPATMEERRGRYQNLITLHQEGSEVGGLAQLFWTMAVGLGYNDAALKDLFNNCLDDPLPSWEMKGLEILDFWGFTNYLHHRAQWDATTTPECPDKAASSAPQHKMGASPTPQHRMAANPAPQPKMATSPAPQPKMAANLASQPKMAASPAPQHKMADSTPPTPHRRGRRRRQAAAVPEAEPEAVPEAVPDAVPEAVPDAVPDAVPEAVPDAVPEAVPDAVSEAEPDAVPEAVPDAVPEAVPDAVSEAVPDAVPEAVPDAVPEAKPDAVPDAVPEAVPDAVSEAVPYAVPEAEPDAVPEAVLDAVPEAVLDAVSEAVPDAVSEAVLDAVPEAVPDAVSEAVPDAVPEAVPDAVPEAEPDAVPEAEPDAVPEAVPDAVPEAEVVPEVVPDAVPEAKPDAVPEAVPDAVPEAVPDAVSEAVPDAVPEAEPDAVPEAEPDAVPEAVPDAVSEAVPDAVPEAEPDAVPEAVPDAVPEAKPDAVPEAKPDAVPDAVSEAVPDAVPEAEPDAVPEAVPDAVPEAVLDAVPEAVLDAVSEAVPDAVPEAVPDAVPEAEPDAVPEAEPDAVPEAVPDAVPEAEVVPEAVPDAVPEAEPDAVPEAEPDAVPEAVPDAVPEAEPDAVSEAEPDAVPEAEPDAVPEAEPDAVPEAVPDAVPEAVPDAVSEAVPDAVPEAVPDAVPEAKPDAVPDAVPEAVPDAVPEAEPDAVPEAVLDAVPEAVLDAVPEAVPDAVPEAEPDAVPEAEPDAVPEAEPDAVPEAVPDAVPEAEVVPEAVPDAVPEAEPDAVPEAEPDAVPEAVPDAVPEAVPDAVPEAVPEVVPEAVPDVVPEAVSVTVPEAVTTRPWWSSAPPWETLAVTTRTWWSSAPPWGTLAVTTRTWWSSAPPWGTLVMTMRTWWSSAPTWRTPASTTETWWSSAPPWRALALTTRLWWSSAPS